A single region of the Halorussus gelatinilyticus genome encodes:
- a CDS encoding SDR family oxidoreductase has protein sequence MTRDESPCILVTGATGTVGSHVVSALANRDDVSDDSDATDSSTADADGGVTVRAGVRDPASAADRFAADVELAEFDFERPETWGEALAGADRLFLMRPPAVSDVKRHITPFVDAAVRTGVERVVYLSVVGAEKNPLLPHRRVERHLESADASSTFLRASFFMQNLNEVHREEIVERDEIFVPAGGGATSFVDARDVGEVAAVALTEPGHGDRSYDVTGPAALTYRQVARVFSAVLDRRIEYADPSIPEFAWRMRRRGFDWSYVAVMVGIYTTARLGLADRVTDDAARVLGREPRTLREYVADYADEFRR, from the coding sequence GTGACCCGCGACGAGTCTCCTTGCATCCTCGTGACGGGCGCGACCGGGACCGTCGGGTCGCACGTCGTGAGCGCGCTCGCGAACCGAGACGACGTTTCCGACGACTCGGACGCCACAGATTCGAGCACCGCAGACGCCGACGGCGGCGTGACGGTCCGGGCAGGCGTGCGCGACCCCGCGAGCGCCGCCGACCGATTCGCCGCCGACGTGGAACTCGCGGAGTTCGACTTCGAGCGCCCCGAGACGTGGGGCGAGGCGCTGGCGGGCGCGGACCGACTCTTCCTGATGCGTCCGCCCGCGGTCTCGGACGTGAAGCGCCACATCACGCCGTTCGTGGACGCCGCGGTCCGGACCGGCGTCGAACGCGTCGTCTACCTCTCGGTGGTCGGCGCGGAGAAGAACCCGCTGCTTCCCCACCGGAGAGTCGAGCGACACCTCGAATCGGCCGACGCGTCCTCCACGTTCCTGCGAGCCTCCTTCTTCATGCAGAACCTGAACGAGGTCCACCGCGAGGAGATCGTCGAACGCGACGAGATATTCGTCCCCGCGGGCGGCGGTGCGACGAGTTTCGTGGACGCCCGCGACGTGGGCGAAGTCGCCGCCGTCGCGCTGACCGAACCGGGCCACGGCGACCGCTCATACGACGTGACCGGCCCCGCGGCACTCACCTACCGACAGGTCGCCCGAGTGTTCAGCGCGGTCTTAGACCGACGCATCGAGTACGCCGACCCCTCGATTCCCGAGTTCGCGTGGCGCATGCGCCGACGGGGGTTCGACTGGTCGTACGTCGCCGTGATGGTCGGCATCTACACCACCGCCCGGCTCGGTCTCGCGGACCGCGTGACCGACGACGCCGCGCGCGTGCTGGGTCGGGAACCGCGGACGCTCCGGGAGTACGTCGCCGACTACGCCGACGAGTTCCGGCGGTAA
- a CDS encoding universal stress protein, which translates to MYHVVIAVDEETDRARRQASAVADLPNAAEEVRATLLHVFTENPGGASATQVGSVRRAEELLESEGVEVDIAERSGNPAAAVLDFAESEGADCICVGGRSRSPAGKAIFGSVSQSVILQSDRPVLVTGGETE; encoded by the coding sequence ATGTACCACGTCGTCATCGCCGTGGACGAGGAGACCGACCGGGCGCGAAGACAGGCCAGCGCGGTCGCCGACCTCCCGAACGCCGCCGAGGAGGTCCGCGCGACCCTGCTCCACGTCTTCACCGAGAACCCCGGCGGCGCGTCGGCGACGCAGGTAGGGTCGGTCCGCCGCGCCGAGGAACTGCTCGAAAGCGAGGGCGTCGAAGTCGATATCGCCGAGCGGTCGGGTAACCCCGCCGCGGCGGTGCTCGACTTCGCCGAGTCGGAGGGCGCCGACTGCATCTGCGTCGGCGGTCGAAGTCGCTCGCCCGCTGGCAAGGCCATCTTCGGGAGCGTCTCGCAGTCGGTCATCCTGCAATCGGACCGACCGGTCCTCGTGACGGGTGGCGAGACGGAGTAA
- a CDS encoding BMP family lipoprotein — MRGNNKRRRRFLQAVGGAAAFGTVGRLQDPTNVGMVYATGGLGDNSFNDMAHNGVQRAAENFAVKFQNAEPGSPSDVATLQRRFARSRNPDYELICCIGFVQAEALRRNAQRFSDQKFMVVDTVVERPNVASYVFKEHLGSFQVGHLAGLMTTMDFSAGGGRTNDQTTVGFVGGKEIPLIKKFEAGYLAGVQHANPDVNVLTAYAGAWSDPAQGQSIANSMYQNGADIIYHAAGGTGTGVFKAAQSNERYAIGVDADQSRSLPKYADVILASMVKHVDEAVFRSIRRVTNGNFQGGTVNELGLERNGVEAVYSKALESQIPQEVKSALQQSERKIVNGEIEVPTKPSNVGQATTTTQ, encoded by the coding sequence ATGCGGGGGAACAACAAACGGCGACGTCGGTTTCTGCAAGCAGTGGGCGGGGCGGCCGCGTTCGGGACGGTCGGACGCTTACAGGACCCGACCAACGTCGGGATGGTGTACGCCACCGGCGGACTGGGGGACAACTCGTTCAACGACATGGCCCACAACGGGGTCCAGCGGGCGGCCGAGAACTTCGCGGTGAAGTTCCAGAACGCGGAACCGGGGAGTCCGAGCGACGTGGCGACGCTCCAGCGGCGGTTCGCTCGCTCGCGGAACCCCGACTACGAACTCATCTGTTGCATCGGCTTCGTGCAGGCCGAGGCGCTCCGGCGCAACGCACAGCGGTTCTCCGACCAGAAGTTCATGGTCGTGGACACCGTGGTCGAGCGCCCGAACGTCGCCAGTTACGTCTTCAAGGAGCATCTGGGGTCGTTCCAGGTCGGCCACCTCGCGGGGCTGATGACGACGATGGACTTCAGCGCGGGCGGCGGACGGACCAACGACCAGACCACGGTCGGGTTCGTCGGCGGCAAGGAGATTCCGCTCATCAAGAAGTTCGAGGCGGGGTATCTGGCGGGCGTCCAGCACGCGAACCCGGACGTGAACGTCCTCACGGCGTACGCCGGCGCGTGGAGCGACCCGGCGCAGGGCCAGTCCATCGCCAACTCGATGTACCAGAACGGCGCCGACATCATCTACCACGCCGCGGGCGGCACCGGGACGGGCGTGTTCAAGGCGGCCCAGAGCAACGAGCGCTACGCCATCGGCGTGGACGCCGACCAGTCCAGAAGCCTGCCGAAGTACGCCGACGTGATTCTGGCGAGCATGGTCAAGCACGTGGACGAGGCCGTCTTCCGGTCCATCCGGCGGGTCACGAACGGCAACTTCCAAGGCGGAACCGTCAACGAACTCGGTCTCGAACGGAACGGCGTCGAAGCCGTCTACAGCAAGGCGCTGGAGTCCCAGATTCCACAGGAGGTCAAGTCGGCGCTCCAGCAGTCCGAGCGGAAGATCGTGAACGGCGAAATCGAGGTGCCGACGAAGCCGTCGAACGTCGGGCAGGCGACGACCACCACCCAGTAG
- a CDS encoding DUF7520 family protein yields MSETFRGRSFVVGFYLTIVALTGAIGAVLGAVGPEDLTPVKLLGVVTLQPTPLGLAVYGVVTVGIALGIPLALVVVVSEVADAESAEET; encoded by the coding sequence GTGAGCGAGACGTTCCGCGGACGGTCGTTCGTCGTCGGGTTCTATCTCACCATCGTCGCTCTCACCGGCGCTATCGGCGCGGTCCTCGGCGCGGTCGGCCCGGAGGACCTGACCCCGGTGAAGCTCCTCGGAGTGGTCACGCTCCAGCCGACGCCGCTCGGTCTCGCCGTCTACGGCGTCGTGACGGTGGGCATCGCGCTGGGGATTCCGCTCGCGCTGGTCGTCGTCGTCTCGGAAGTGGCCGACGCCGAGAGCGCCGAAGAGACCTGA
- a CDS encoding type II secretion system F family protein: protein MWGFLPLVVVLVFSAPVALAPVSRRADRLLGFLALTGFGEWVAERGRRRTARRRLLQSVHSGETYRTFAAKTLLYAGYAAVVGSIAGVYVVAGVLAILRVSPETMRATLPNQLHFLAGLLVLPDLSLAQLFALLLASSATLGVASGVLTYWLRWENLSYRANARGRKIDESLARTVAFVYALSRSGMPFPEILRTLAGNRDVFGEAAAEVAVAVKAMDYAGLDMLSAIERLADRTPSEKFGEFADNLASVLQSGQSISSYLDTQYQRYQEDAEAQQESFLELLATLAEGYVSVFVVAPLLFITILVIMGLMALGDTLPVLRMLAYFAIPLANVGFVVYLDSITESLRASREDRDIDLAAAALAGVRRTDAPTAERSGVERPPGDAAGAAAETPALSDGGGGVADATVGDAAAPPEADSAVSNFERLDAFENVRWLRAALSDPVRTLRNNPDVVLYATLPLGLLSILLRSWPHFASGTLTLRVFDDFAVQAALFVVGSFAVVQELHRRRIAAIEAAVPDFLDRLASVNEAGMSVVESFERVAKSDLGALNPEVRKLWTDVEWGVDAETALYRFEDRLDTPTITRTVTLIANAMHASGDIARVLRIAADDAQDTRRLKRKRRQEMLTYLVIIYLSFVVFLVIVGALNSILIPNLPTDAAVPAGGPVSGGPLSDISSVNVEAYTLLFFHTSLVQAVCSGLVAGQMGEGSVRNGAKHATVLLTVAYAVFLFLP, encoded by the coding sequence ATGTGGGGGTTCCTGCCGCTCGTCGTGGTCCTCGTGTTCTCGGCCCCGGTCGCGCTCGCGCCGGTCTCGCGCCGGGCCGACCGACTGCTGGGCTTCCTCGCGCTGACCGGCTTCGGCGAGTGGGTCGCCGAGCGCGGCAGACGGCGGACGGCCCGCCGGCGACTCCTCCAGTCGGTCCACTCCGGCGAGACCTACCGGACGTTCGCGGCCAAGACCCTGCTGTACGCCGGCTACGCCGCGGTGGTTGGGAGCATCGCCGGCGTCTACGTCGTCGCGGGCGTGCTGGCGATACTGCGCGTCTCGCCCGAGACGATGCGCGCGACCCTCCCGAACCAACTCCACTTCCTGGCGGGCCTGCTCGTCCTCCCGGACCTCTCGCTCGCGCAACTGTTCGCGCTCCTGCTGGCGAGTAGCGCGACCCTCGGGGTCGCCTCGGGCGTGCTGACCTACTGGCTCCGGTGGGAGAACCTCTCGTACCGGGCGAACGCCCGCGGGCGCAAGATAGACGAGAGTCTCGCCCGGACCGTCGCGTTCGTCTACGCGCTCTCGCGGTCCGGGATGCCGTTCCCCGAGATTCTACGGACGCTGGCCGGGAACCGGGACGTGTTCGGCGAGGCCGCGGCGGAGGTCGCGGTCGCGGTCAAGGCGATGGACTACGCGGGACTCGACATGCTCTCGGCCATCGAGCGCCTCGCCGACCGCACGCCCAGCGAGAAGTTCGGCGAGTTCGCCGACAACCTCGCCAGCGTCCTCCAGAGCGGCCAGAGCATCTCGTCGTACCTCGACACCCAGTACCAGCGGTATCAGGAGGACGCCGAGGCCCAGCAGGAGTCGTTCCTCGAACTGCTCGCCACGCTCGCGGAGGGGTACGTCTCGGTGTTCGTCGTCGCGCCGCTGCTCTTCATCACCATCCTCGTCATCATGGGGCTGATGGCGCTCGGCGATACCCTGCCGGTCCTCCGGATGCTGGCGTACTTCGCCATCCCGCTGGCGAACGTCGGCTTCGTGGTCTACTTAGACAGCATCACGGAGTCGCTCCGCGCGAGTCGGGAGGACCGCGACATCGACCTCGCGGCCGCGGCGCTCGCCGGCGTCCGTCGCACTGACGCCCCCACGGCCGAGCGGTCGGGCGTCGAGCGACCGCCGGGAGACGCCGCAGGGGCCGCGGCCGAGACTCCGGCGCTCTCGGACGGCGGAGGCGGCGTCGCCGACGCGACCGTCGGCGACGCCGCGGCCCCGCCAGAGGCCGACTCCGCCGTCTCGAACTTCGAGCGCCTCGACGCGTTCGAGAACGTGCGCTGGCTCCGAGCGGCGCTGTCGGACCCGGTTCGGACCCTGCGGAACAACCCCGACGTGGTCCTCTACGCGACGCTCCCGCTCGGCCTGCTCTCGATTCTGCTCCGGTCGTGGCCCCACTTCGCCAGCGGGACGCTCACGCTCCGGGTCTTCGACGACTTCGCGGTGCAGGCCGCGCTGTTCGTCGTCGGGTCGTTCGCGGTCGTGCAGGAACTCCACCGGCGGCGCATCGCCGCGATAGAGGCCGCCGTCCCGGACTTCCTCGACCGCCTCGCCAGCGTGAACGAGGCGGGGATGTCGGTGGTCGAGAGCTTCGAGCGCGTCGCCAAAAGCGACCTCGGGGCGTTAAACCCCGAGGTCCGGAAGCTCTGGACCGACGTGGAGTGGGGCGTGGACGCCGAGACCGCGCTCTACCGCTTCGAGGACCGGCTCGACACCCCGACCATCACGCGGACGGTCACGCTCATCGCCAACGCGATGCACGCCAGCGGCGACATCGCGCGCGTCCTCCGCATCGCGGCCGACGACGCTCAAGATACCAGGCGACTCAAGCGCAAGCGCCGCCAGGAGATGCTGACCTACCTCGTCATCATCTACCTCTCGTTCGTCGTCTTCCTCGTCATCGTCGGCGCGCTCAACAGCATCCTCATCCCGAACCTGCCGACCGACGCCGCCGTGCCCGCGGGCGGCCCGGTCAGCGGCGGCCCGCTCTCGGACATCTCCAGCGTGAACGTCGAGGCCTACACGCTCCTGTTCTTCCACACCTCGCTGGTGCAGGCGGTCTGTTCGGGGCTGGTCGCCGGGCAGATGGGCGAGGGGAGCGTCCGGAACGGCGCGAAGCACGCGACGGTCCTGCTGACGGTCGCTTACGCGGTGTTTCTGTTCCTGCCGTAG
- a CDS encoding phosphopentomutase/phosphoglucosamine mutase, translating into MSLFGTAGIRGSAVETVTPELALAVGRAAGRDGAEFVVARDGRETGTALAAAMEAGLESAGADVRRAGQLPTPALAFASQGRRGAMLTASHNPPTDNGIKLFADGEEYDRDAERTVDSRVEADDPPVAWDRWGDSERVSVLDDYRDAVVAYAQQQGAPLDGLRVVVDCGNGMAAVATPQVLRALGAEVVTLNANVDGHFPGRDSKPTPETLEDLREFLRADPEADLGIGHDGDADRIVIVDADGDVVHEDTVVAVLAAHYTDRSDAGDPVVVTTPNASGRIDERVEESGGRVERVRLGALHEGIAAARADGDDDTEVVFAAEPWKHVHTQFGGWIDGVTSAAVISRLVADAGGLAPLREPVTERPYRKVSVSCPDDAKAAVMERLETTIPETFPDAEVATEYGVRATLPDASWVLVRPSGTEPYVRIYAESDDVDALVATASDAVEEAVDAES; encoded by the coding sequence ATGAGTCTCTTCGGGACCGCGGGCATCCGCGGGAGCGCAGTCGAGACGGTGACGCCGGAACTCGCGCTGGCGGTCGGCCGGGCCGCCGGCCGCGACGGGGCGGAGTTCGTCGTCGCCCGAGACGGACGTGAGACGGGAACCGCCCTCGCGGCCGCGATGGAGGCCGGACTCGAAAGCGCGGGCGCGGACGTCCGCCGGGCGGGCCAGCTCCCGACCCCGGCGCTGGCGTTCGCTTCGCAGGGTCGTCGGGGCGCGATGCTGACCGCGAGTCACAACCCGCCGACCGACAACGGCATCAAACTCTTCGCCGACGGCGAGGAGTACGACCGCGACGCCGAGCGGACCGTCGATTCGCGCGTCGAGGCCGACGACCCGCCGGTCGCGTGGGACCGGTGGGGAGACAGCGAGCGCGTGAGCGTCCTCGACGACTACCGCGACGCAGTGGTCGCGTACGCGCAGCAACAGGGCGCGCCCCTCGACGGACTGCGCGTCGTGGTCGATTGCGGCAACGGGATGGCCGCCGTGGCGACCCCGCAGGTCCTCCGGGCGCTCGGCGCGGAGGTCGTCACTCTGAACGCGAACGTGGACGGTCACTTCCCCGGCCGCGATAGCAAGCCGACCCCCGAGACGCTCGAAGACCTCCGGGAGTTCCTCCGCGCGGACCCCGAGGCGGACCTCGGCATCGGGCACGACGGCGACGCCGACCGCATCGTAATCGTGGACGCGGACGGCGACGTCGTCCACGAGGACACCGTGGTCGCGGTTCTCGCGGCCCACTACACCGACCGGAGCGACGCGGGCGACCCCGTGGTCGTGACGACACCGAACGCCTCGGGGCGAATCGACGAGCGGGTCGAGGAGTCGGGGGGTCGCGTCGAGCGCGTCCGGCTCGGGGCGCTCCACGAGGGCATCGCCGCGGCGCGCGCCGACGGCGACGACGACACCGAGGTCGTCTTCGCGGCCGAACCGTGGAAGCACGTCCACACCCAGTTCGGCGGGTGGATAGACGGCGTGACTAGCGCCGCGGTCATCTCCCGACTCGTCGCCGACGCGGGCGGTCTCGCACCCCTCCGCGAACCCGTCACCGAGCGCCCCTACCGGAAGGTCAGCGTCTCGTGTCCCGACGACGCGAAGGCGGCCGTGATGGAGCGACTGGAGACAACGATTCCCGAGACGTTCCCCGACGCCGAGGTGGCGACCGAGTACGGCGTCCGGGCGACCCTGCCCGACGCGTCGTGGGTGCTGGTCCGGCCGAGCGGGACCGAACCCTACGTTCGCATCTACGCCGAGAGCGACGATGTGGACGCGCTGGTGGCGACGGCGAGCGACGCCGTGGAGGAAGCGGTTGACGCGGAGTCCTGA
- a CDS encoding DUF5793 family protein gives MRRDYFTLDVRNVDWVEEDAEAKKPTVIIDFEGPSSTLRERLTGTDDELLDAEETDVAFRLQGPVDDDDTTGVVSVTNRITGDFVLELNEDADDVLKFITAAREYGKSTGDMDGRYHVEISINGDDLVEYDKSTFLVYNDEGNLLRQHSLIPSGVEL, from the coding sequence ATGAGGCGCGACTACTTCACGCTGGATGTCCGGAACGTTGATTGGGTCGAGGAGGACGCCGAAGCCAAGAAACCGACGGTAATCATCGACTTCGAGGGTCCCTCTTCGACGCTCCGCGAGCGCCTCACGGGGACAGACGACGAACTGCTCGACGCCGAGGAGACCGACGTGGCCTTCCGGCTTCAGGGTCCCGTGGACGACGACGACACCACGGGCGTCGTCAGCGTCACGAACCGCATTACGGGTGACTTCGTGCTCGAACTCAACGAGGACGCCGACGACGTGCTGAAGTTCATCACCGCGGCCCGCGAGTACGGGAAATCGACCGGGGACATGGACGGGCGCTACCACGTCGAAATCAGCATCAACGGCGACGACCTCGTGGAGTACGACAAGAGTACCTTCCTCGTCTACAACGACGAGGGGAACCTCCTGCGCCAGCACAGTCTCATCCCGAGCGGCGTCGAACTCTGA
- a CDS encoding DUF7549 family protein, whose amino-acid sequence MVWVRSEYAGELAVVAAWLSALLPWNVTYSTLSGIGSVLFVRFPFFQVRYVFGISISKGVAVQTPLGAMAYQEGHSIVAAYQAWTVGAVLVGAAVALSLALYRFEERVESLTDPVRAMGGLLALAAVVLSAATWLLWTGPFPGLPIPVGVAFLYLFGGTLLLARRE is encoded by the coding sequence ATGGTATGGGTTCGGTCCGAGTACGCGGGCGAGTTGGCCGTGGTAGCGGCGTGGCTCTCGGCGCTCCTCCCGTGGAACGTCACCTACTCGACGCTCTCGGGCATCGGGAGCGTCCTGTTCGTCCGCTTCCCGTTCTTTCAGGTCCGGTACGTCTTCGGCATCTCCATCTCGAAGGGCGTCGCGGTCCAGACGCCGCTCGGTGCGATGGCGTATCAGGAGGGCCACTCCATCGTCGCCGCGTATCAGGCGTGGACCGTCGGCGCGGTACTCGTCGGCGCGGCGGTGGCGCTGAGTCTCGCCCTCTATCGGTTCGAGGAGCGCGTCGAGTCGCTCACCGACCCGGTGCGCGCGATGGGCGGCCTGCTCGCGCTCGCGGCCGTCGTCCTCTCGGCGGCGACGTGGTTGCTCTGGACCGGGCCGTTCCCCGGCCTGCCGATTCCGGTCGGCGTCGCGTTCCTCTACCTGTTCGGCGGGACGCTCCTCCTCGCGCGCCGGGAGTGA
- a CDS encoding BMP family lipoprotein, which translates to MEKIDAGRRRMLKVGGAGLLGTGLAGCIGGGGGGGGGSTTNVGMVYATGGLGDNSFNDMAHKGVTRAEEEFSVKSKDTEPSSPSDVAALQKKLARSTNPDYELISCIGFVQTTALKKNAKNFSDQKFMVVDSVVEQDNVSSYTFKEHQGSFQVGHLAGLLTSKDFQTTASAEGTEVKASTNGDLKVGFVGGKEVPLIKKFEAGFKAGVKHANSDVKVTSAYVGGWSDPGKGQSIANSMYESGADIVYHSAGGSGNGVFKAAQNKGRYAIGVDSDQSKSLPKYSNVVLASMVKHVDNAVYRSVKRTVNGNFDGGSIHSLGLKKDGVEAVYGNKIGSEIPDSVKSKLDSSRKKIVNGDITVPTKPKNV; encoded by the coding sequence ATGGAGAAAATCGACGCGGGTAGACGGCGGATGCTCAAAGTAGGCGGCGCTGGCCTGCTCGGAACCGGACTCGCAGGTTGCATCGGCGGCGGTGGCGGCGGCGGTGGCGGTTCGACGACCAACGTCGGCATGGTGTACGCGACGGGCGGTCTCGGCGACAACTCCTTCAACGACATGGCCCACAAGGGCGTTACGCGCGCCGAAGAGGAGTTCTCGGTCAAGTCGAAGGACACCGAGCCGTCGAGTCCGAGCGACGTGGCGGCGCTCCAGAAGAAGCTCGCCCGGTCGACCAACCCTGACTACGAACTCATCTCCTGCATCGGCTTCGTGCAGACGACCGCGCTGAAGAAGAACGCCAAGAATTTCTCCGACCAGAAGTTCATGGTCGTGGACTCGGTCGTCGAGCAGGACAACGTGTCGAGCTACACGTTCAAGGAACACCAAGGCTCGTTCCAGGTCGGTCACCTCGCGGGTCTGCTGACCTCGAAGGACTTCCAGACCACGGCGTCCGCGGAGGGAACCGAGGTCAAGGCCTCGACCAACGGCGACCTGAAGGTCGGGTTCGTCGGCGGCAAAGAGGTCCCGCTCATCAAGAAGTTCGAGGCGGGATTCAAGGCCGGCGTCAAGCACGCCAACTCGGACGTGAAGGTCACCTCCGCGTACGTGGGCGGGTGGAGCGACCCCGGCAAGGGCCAGTCCATCGCCAACTCGATGTACGAGAGCGGTGCCGACATCGTTTACCACTCCGCGGGCGGCAGCGGTAACGGCGTCTTCAAGGCGGCCCAGAACAAGGGTCGCTACGCCATCGGCGTGGACTCCGACCAGTCCAAGAGCCTCCCGAAGTACAGCAACGTCGTCCTCGCCAGCATGGTCAAGCACGTGGACAACGCCGTCTACCGGTCGGTCAAGCGCACCGTCAACGGGAACTTCGACGGCGGTTCGATTCACAGCCTCGGTCTGAAGAAGGACGGCGTCGAGGCCGTCTACGGGAACAAGATCGGCTCCGAGATTCCCGACTCCGTCAAGTCGAAACTCGACTCCTCGCGGAAGAAGATCGTGAACGGCGACATCACGGTCCCGACCAAGCCCAAGAACGTCTGA
- a CDS encoding type II/IV secretion system ATPase subunit, whose translation MSQSPLSEWTDDVRVRIREFQRTLRRTAEVLRGTTIDADEYDPSEHGPLVTFSGLSGYEEVERYWVDAPFAFVSINYDDAENEYLYHVVEPELDDLETELLDRLFSDIRDSLIHRRETRANTDDAATAEAVLKDELEELLSMYGVEVDAASFYRLFYYLFRSFRGFGKLDPLMADPHIEDISCDGYDLPLFVYHDEYTDIETNVVYAEEELDNLVVRLAQQSGRHVSIGDPVVETTLPDGSRAELALGEEVTPRGSAFTIRKYADEPFTPIDLVEYGTFSLDQMAYLWLAIESNKSLVFAGGTASGKTTSMNAISMFIPPRSKVLTIEDTRELALYHDNWLSSVTRERRGESADITMYDLLRSALRHRPEYIVVGEVRGEEAMTLFQAMNTGHTTYSTMHADSVQTVINRLENEPINVPRSMIQSLDILSVQTLTYVGEERVRRNRVLAEIEGIDQRTGDLDYSTTFSWNATEDTFRNNDSTVLDEIQDERGWSRSDLLKELRNRERVLQYLRERGVSDYRRFTAMINEYYSHPERVLDTIELDAEVSTGFD comes from the coding sequence ATGTCCCAGTCGCCTCTCTCCGAGTGGACCGACGACGTGCGGGTTCGAATCCGGGAGTTCCAGCGAACGCTCCGTCGGACCGCCGAGGTGTTGCGGGGGACCACCATCGACGCCGACGAGTACGACCCCAGCGAACACGGGCCGCTGGTGACGTTCTCCGGACTGTCGGGCTACGAGGAGGTCGAACGCTACTGGGTGGACGCGCCGTTCGCGTTCGTCTCCATCAACTACGACGACGCGGAAAACGAGTACCTGTATCACGTCGTGGAACCCGAGTTGGACGACCTCGAAACCGAACTGCTCGACCGCCTGTTCTCGGACATCCGCGACTCGCTCATCCACCGTCGGGAAACGCGTGCAAACACCGACGACGCGGCCACCGCCGAGGCCGTGCTGAAAGACGAACTCGAAGAACTCCTCTCGATGTACGGCGTCGAGGTCGACGCCGCGAGCTTCTACCGGCTCTTTTACTACCTCTTCCGGTCGTTCCGCGGGTTCGGGAAGCTGGACCCGCTGATGGCGGACCCGCACATCGAGGACATCTCCTGTGACGGTTACGACCTGCCGCTGTTCGTCTACCACGACGAGTACACCGACATCGAGACCAACGTCGTCTACGCCGAGGAGGAGTTGGACAACCTCGTCGTGCGCCTCGCCCAGCAGTCGGGCCGCCACGTCAGCATCGGCGACCCCGTGGTCGAGACTACGCTCCCGGACGGGTCGCGCGCGGAGTTGGCGCTCGGCGAGGAGGTCACGCCCCGCGGTTCGGCGTTCACCATCCGGAAGTACGCCGACGAGCCGTTCACGCCCATCGATTTGGTGGAGTACGGGACCTTCAGCCTCGACCAGATGGCGTACCTCTGGCTCGCCATCGAGTCGAACAAGTCGCTGGTCTTCGCGGGCGGGACCGCCTCGGGCAAGACCACCTCGATGAACGCCATCTCGATGTTCATCCCGCCGCGCTCGAAGGTGCTGACCATCGAGGACACCCGCGAGTTGGCGCTCTACCACGACAACTGGCTGTCGTCGGTCACGCGCGAGCGCCGGGGCGAGAGCGCCGACATCACGATGTACGACCTGTTGCGGTCGGCCCTTCGCCACCGCCCCGAGTACATCGTCGTGGGCGAGGTCCGCGGCGAGGAGGCGATGACGCTGTTTCAGGCGATGAACACGGGCCACACGACCTACTCGACGATGCACGCCGACTCGGTCCAGACGGTCATCAACCGACTCGAAAACGAACCCATCAACGTCCCGCGGTCGATGATTCAGAGCCTCGACATCCTGTCGGTCCAGACGCTGACCTACGTCGGCGAGGAGCGCGTGCGCCGCAACCGCGTGCTGGCAGAGATAGAGGGCATCGACCAGCGGACCGGCGACCTCGACTACTCGACGACCTTCTCGTGGAACGCGACCGAGGACACCTTCCGGAACAACGACAGCACCGTCCTGGACGAGATTCAGGACGAACGCGGGTGGTCCCGGAGCGACCTCCTCAAAGAACTCCGCAACCGCGAGCGCGTCCTCCAGTACCTCCGCGAGCGAGGCGTCTCGGACTACCGTCGGTTCACCGCGATGATAAACGAGTACTACTCCCACCCCGAGCGCGTGCTGGACACCATCGAGTTGGACGCCGAGGTCTCGACCGGGTTCGACTGA